The DNA window AATTCAAAATATTGATAGGTTGCATTTATAGGAGCTAAAAAATAGATTGTTTTGCCATCATCAGACCATATGAAATCATCGACCGTTTCATCCATTTTCTTAGTCAAAGCCACCTTATTGCCCGTCGAAACGTCCATGGTATAAACCACATTCTGGTCGGACTCGTAACCGTCTCTTGCCATCGACAACCAGGCCAGTTTTTTACCGTCTTTTGAAAATTTTGGGCTCTTATCATAACCCATCATTCCTTCAGTTAGGTTTTTAGTTTTAGCTGAGGCGAGATTGTATTGATACAAATCGCTATTGGTACTTACGGCCCAATCTTTACCGATTAATTTTTTACTCACGTAAACGATATTCTTACCATCCGGTGACCAGGTGATTTCTTCCGCTCCACCAAAAGGTGGCATCGGAGTATCCCATTTTTCTCCCGGCATTATATCAACCATGCTGGAATTCGAAATACTATCCGAATAAGGGGCAAAATGAACATGAGAAAAATACTCATCCTGCCAAACAGTCCAGTGTCTGTACATCAGATTATCAAAAATCATGGCTTCCGATCTGGGTACATCCGGGTACTTTTCAACCAGTGTCTTGCCGAGTTTGACTTCCTTGGAAAAGGAAATATGTTTTAAATCCGGGGCATAGGCAAAGTTCGAAACGGCTGCGTCAAAAAATGTAATTTGCTTTTCAGAACTCCCATCTGGATTTGCTTCAAACACCACTCCAGACTTTATAAAGCCTATTTTTTTACCGTCAGGGCGCCAGATGGCATTGGAAATACTGACATCGCCTCCATCGATTATTTTGGATCTGGATCCTGAGGTAAAATCGTATATGTAAATCACTGTTTTGCCTTTGTCTGCCGCGAGGTCATAAGATCTGGAACTGTAAATCATTGATTTCTGATCCGGAGAAACTTCCACACCATAGACCCTGTCCATTTCCCAAAGTAATTCGGGATTTAGCCTGTCCTGTGCAAAAGCAAAATGAGTAATTAATAGAAATAAAATTATCGATTGAAGTTTTCTCATAACATTTTAGGGTTAAACACTTTGAAAATTGAGCTATTCAATAATTGACAAAAGTAAGAGTTGTTTTAAATTATAACATGATTTAGCCCGGAAGGTGAACGTTTCTGTCGATTTATTGTTTAAGATATCGCTAAACAGTACTTTTGATTTGATGAATAAGGCAATTCGGCATGTAATCTCCATTTTTTTCTGCGGCCTAATAATGGTTGCACAAGGTGGATTTTTTCAATTGCATGAGCATTCCTTGGAAGTTTTAAGTCATCAATGCAGTCACGATGGCGAGCACGATCAGAGCTATAGTGAACATTGTAGCATTTGTGAAATTCATGCTACTTTTCAATTCGATATAAATTTACCCTTAACATTTGAAGTACTTCTGTTCGTAAATGACATATACGCTTTTGACCATGTTCAAGAATTATCCGAATCTTATTTTCAACTAAACAACCGCGGCCCCCCTACCATTTCTTAAACCGCTTTAGTTCCGGCCTTTTTAAAGGCGATTTTTCAATTTATTCCATTTTGTTATGCTTAGACATAAGGCTTTTTTGGCCTTGATGTTATTGTATTCTCATTGGCTGTATGCACAGACTTTGACATTGGAAGGGCTGGTTCAGTCCTCGGATGGCGAAGCTCTGCCCGGTGCTTTACTTCATCTTCACGAACCCGATATCAATATCGCAAGTGATAATGCAGGACGTTTCAGTTTTAATAACTTAAAACCGGGCTATTATCATTTGCATGTCAATTTCATCGGTTTCCAAGAGCAGATTCTGGATATAGACCTCAATGAAAGTTTATATCTCAAAATAGAGCTTAAGGAAGCCTATAAAGAACTTGACGAGGTAGTAGTGGAATCCAGCTTTATGAATAGTGATGTTGCTGATGCCTCACAGAGTATTCAGAATGTGAATAAGGAGCGTTTAATCAAATCCGGTGGTGGCTCATTTGTTAATTCTTTGGAAGAAATTCCGGGCATTTCGGCGATTAATACGGGCGTAGGTATTGCCAAACCTGTAATAAGAGGAATGAGTTTCAACCGTGTATTGGTCAATGACAACGGAATAAAGCAGGAGGGCCAACAATGGGGTTCGGATCACGGGCTGGAAATCGATCAATTTAATGTTGGAAGAGTGGAAATTGTTAAAGGGCCTGCCACCTTAATGTATGGCTCAGATGCATTGGGTGGAGCTATCAACATTTTACCCAATAGAATACCCGCTTCAGGAGAAGTAACCGGTGAAATAAGAGGTTTGTACCGAAGCAATAATGCGGCTTATGGAACATCATTTATGGTAGAAGGAGCCAAAAATTCGATTTATGCAAGAGCTCGTTTTTCAACATTGGATTTTGCGGATTATAGAGTGCCGGCATCAGAATTTGTTTACAATACCTACCGTCTTAATATCGAAAATGAAAGACTGAAAAACACGGCGGGTAGAGAAAGAAATTCTGCCTTGACTCTTGGTTTGAGAAAATCCTGGGGTTCTGCAAATATTACTTATACCCGTTTTGATCAGAAAGCAGGCTTATTTGCCGGTGCGGTCGGTATTCCCAGAGCCTATGATCTTAATGATGATGGTGATATCAGAAATATAGATTTGCCGCGGCAACAAACGGTCCATGATAAGATTGTTTTGAATTCATTGGTGAAATTGGGCAATAACTGGCTTGAAACACAAATGGGATATCAAAACAACCATCGGGAGGAACGTACACTTCCTCATGCCCATGGCGTAGGACCAGTTCCCGAAGGTAATCTTGCTTTAAATCTGAATCTGCAAACTTTCACATTTAATTCCAGACTGCGCAGAAGGGTGAATGGAAAAACAAAAGACGTTTATGGCATTTCGGCTCAATATCAGCTAAATAAAGAGTCGGGTTATGAGCATTTGTTATCACCATTCACAGCGCTTCAAACCGGAATTTATGCAATGCGTCAATACGAGCTTTCTCCATCATTTATTTTAAGTGGTGGTTTAAGATTAGACTATGGAGAAATAAAAATAGAAGAGTTCTTTTCTCCTGTTTGGATCAACGCTGAGAGTGTAGATTATTACAGCCAGAGAAATCCTGAAATTGACAAATCCTTTTTTAACTATTCTGCATCAGCCGGTTTCTCCTGGTTTCCGGATCCCGATTTGAATCTGAAAGTTAATCTTGGGAGAAGCTTCAGAATTCCAACGGCTGCGGAATTATCGATCAATGGTGTTCATCACGGAACTTTTCGACATGAACTAGGCAATAAGGATCTGAATTCAGAAATAGGCTATCAGGCTGATTTGGGAATTGTTTACAATAAAAAAACCATACAGTTTTCTTTTAGTCCTTATCTGAATTATTTCAGAGATTATATCTATCTCAGTCCGACCAGTAGTTTTGGCTACACCGATCAGACCGGGAATTTGGTATTACTTCCCGAGGCCGGACAGACTTTTCAATATAAACAGAATAACGCGCTTATTACTGGATTTGAAGTTCTGGCCGACTATCATTTCGTAAGTCATTGGCATGTGGAACTCGGTACTGAATATGTATACAAATACAATTTAGATACAGAAATTCCATTGCCTTTTACGCCACCACCTTCCATTCATCTGGGTATGGATTACGATTGGAAATGGCAAAAAACAAGCTTTTCAATCGGTGGAAATGTGAAGAATTACTTTGATCAAAACAATGTGGACAGAAATGAAATGCCAACACCCGGATTTCAGCTATTTGGACTTTCGGCCAACATCAATCGAAAGATTGGCAAAAATTCGATTAGTCTTTATACGCAGGTACGCAATCTTTTTGACAGAAAATATTTTAATCACCTGAGCAGGTACAGATTACTTAATCTGCCTGAACAGGGAAGAGACATAATTATAAACTTATTATACAATTTTTAAATAGAACAAAAATGAAACATTTAATAAAATCAATATTAATTGCAGTAATGACTGTATTTTTAATTACAGCATGCGGTGATGATGATTCAGAACCACAGGATACATCAAAACCTATAATCTCGGATGTACATGTAGAAAATCATGATCCCGGAGGTAAAATTGGATCAGGTGATGATGAAAAAGTCATGGCAGGTGAAGAAGGCGAAGTGCATTTTCAGCTGATGGACAACAGAGAACTGGGGAGCTGGAAAATTGATATCCACGATGCTTTTGATGGCCATGGGCATGGAAAAGTATTCGCAAATTATTCAATAATTCTCTCCGGAAATACTGGTGGAACAATGCAGGAAATTGAAGTTGATTTGGGAGAAATTCCTTCTGAGGCTACTGCGGGTGAGTATCACTGTATCATCAATGCCACAGATGCCGCGGGTAATAGTGCCGATTTTGCTGAAGTGATTTTTATATTGTCAAATGGTACAGAACCACAATTGGAGCTAATTAGTCCTGATCTGGCAAATACAGAGCATATGGATAAAGGAATGACTTTTACTATGGAAGGTACACTTACCGATGATACTGGAATTAAAAGTTTTGAGATTTACATGGAAGAGGAAGGGCACGACGACCACGACCATGGAAAAACAGGCGAAGAAGCCATTTTATTGTTTGATAAAGATGATTTTGGAGACAATGTCCTTTCATTTGATCTTGCAGAAGCCGGTCAATTGACAATTCCTGCTGACATGGAAGACGGTAATTATTATATCAAATTTGTTTCAGGTGATTCCGATGGCAATACGATGATTGAGAAATTTGAGATTCACATTGAATAATAAGTGATTCTAGCGAGACAAAATGGATTAAGGCCTCTTTTAACAAAAGGGGCTTTTTTTTGGTCAATTTACTATTTCTTCCTTTTTGAATCTTTCAAAGCTTTATCAATGATAAATTCAATCTGACCATTGGTGCTTCGAAATTCATCGGCGGCCCATTTTTCAAGCGCTTTGAAGGTTTCGGGGTCCAGCCTTAATACAAATGCTTTCTTCTTGGCCATTTTATGCCTCCATTAATTTTTGCATTTCTATTTCCAGTTCATTTGGTTTTGTCGAACTGAGAAATAAAGTCTTGCCATTTTTCATTTTGAGTTCTAGCCCCATATTGCCTCGTGTAATCATGGCTTTTTTCTTTTGAAATAAACGCCTTCGATATCCCCAGCCACCTGCATAAAAAATTGGATTAATTTTTCGCACCGACCAGTTCACAACATCTGAAGGATTCACCTCCTGCCATTTTAGATTGAAAGGAAACATTTTGTATCTGATTTTGCCTTCGCGAATTTCGAATTCCAACTTTACATTTAACATAACTACAAAAACAAGGATAAGAATAAACCACATTATTATTTGAATATAATAGGGCAATTCAGTGTTAAAATCATCATTTACAGACATATAATAATAGCCGGCAATAGAGGGTACAAAACCAAAAAGTATAAAAATCCAGATAAATCCCTGACCAAGTTTACTCTCTTCCTTATAAAATGCCTGCATAATTAATGATATAGTGTACCTGAATTCACGACCGGGCTCACATCTTTATCAGCGCATAATACAACCATCAGATTGCTCACCATAGCAGCCTTTTTTTCTTCATCCAAATCGATAATTTCTTTCTTACTGAGTTCTTCAAGTGCAATATCCACCATTCCCACAGCGCCCTCTACAATTTTCAATCTTGCAGCAACTATGGCCGTTGCCTGTTGTCTTCGGAGCATGGCACCTGCAATTTCAGAAGCATAGGCCAAATAACCGATTCGCGCTTCTATGACATGGATTCCCGCTATATTTAATCGCTCCTTTAATTCCTCTTCTAAAGCGTGATTAACCTCTTCCAGACCGGAACGCAAAGTGATTTCTTTTTCCTCATCGTCAAAATTATCATAAGGGTAAGAGCCCGCCAGTTTTCTTACTGCAGCATCCGATTGCACTCTTACGAAATTGGCATAATCATCAACTTCAAATGCAGCTTTAAATGTCTCTTTCACTTGCCATACAAGAATAATGCTTATTAAAATCGGGTTGCCCAGCTTATCGTTGACTTTAACTTTTTCGGAATCAAAGTTTCTGGCGCGCAGTGAAATTTTTCTTTTGATATAAAAAGGATTAACCCAAAAAAAGCCATTGGCCTTAACCGTTCCCATATAGTCTCCAAAAAGCACCAGCACTTTGGATTCATTGGGATTGACAATCATAAATCCTATAATAAGAAAAGCTCCCAATGCCGTTAAAAACAAAAGCCAAGGCATTTTTAATGCAATCAGTCCTCCTATCGAACCTAATATTATTATGGCACAAAGAATCACCATCGGATACCCTGATACCGGTTTTACTACTTTTTCATTCATAATCAAAAATTTAAAATGATATTATTTTGATATCAAATATATATTATACTTACGAAATTGTCAAGAAAAAGGTTTTGCCTATAGATTTACCTTTCAAACCGATTTAATCACGCTTCAATAATATATTTTTATAATCAGCAGCAACCTTCTCATTTTTACATTGTCTTTCCCATGAATTAGCAACCGGAATTGGAATCGAGCCAGCATAGCGTACATCTGTATTTGGTGGATCAATGTATAGAAGGAGATCGCAAGGCTCAGTTCGAATTGTATAAGTTGTATTCAAAAGCCATGTATAACATTTGCAGACGTATGATGGGAAATGATGATGAAGCCAGGGATGTGCTTCAGGATGCTTTTGTGTCTGCATTTACCAAACTGAGCAGTTTTAACAGAAATTCTACCTTCGGTGCCTGGCTAAAACGGATCGTCATCAATCATTGTCTTAATGCCCTCAACAAAAAGAAATTGTATTTCGAAGAAATCAATGATCAAACGGAACTTGCACAGGCAGATGAGGGCCATGACCCCGATTACCTCAAACAGGGAGCTCAGAATATTTTAAAAGCTATCGATAAAATCAGCGAAGGCTGCAAGACGGTTTTGAACCTTTATCTTTTTGAAGGTTATGACCACAAGGAAATCGCCGAAATACTGGAAATCAGCGAGTCAACCTCAAAGGCCCAGTATTCAAAGGCGAAAAAGAAAATTAGAGACTTAATTGAATCCGGAGCGATATGAAGGATGAATTAAAAAAATACGTCGATAATAATCGGGAAGAGTTTGAATTAGATAATGATTCGCTCGATGGCCTTTGGCTAAATATTTCATCCAGAGTTCAGAAACAACAAAAGAAAGACAATTTCTGGAGGAGGGATGTATGGCGCATTGCTGCAATTATGCTTGTGTTTTTTGGTCTGGCCTGGCTTTTAATCGTCCGGCCGATCAGCCAAAATAAAAAACAATTCAGAGATATGTATTCCTTTTCACCCGAATTGGCAGAGGCTGAAGGCTACTATTCAAGTTTGATCGATGCAAAAATGGAGCAAATCAATTTTTACAGAGAAGAAATTGATCCGCAAATATTCGAAGATCTGGAGGCATTGGATGATGTGTTATTAGAACTGGAAAACGATCTTCGCGACAATATTGATAATGAAGAGGTGATTAATGCGATGATTAAAAATTATCGGATTAAACTAGAAATACTTGAACATATTCAAAGAGAGCTAGAGCAAAATGAAAATGAAAAGATTGAATCTTAAACCATCAATCCTATTTGTGCTCATTGCTGTCTTTCAATGGGCCATCGCCAAACCGAGCGAAGATATTGAACTCTCAAAGCGATACGTGCGGTCTTATAAGGTATCTCCAAATGTTCAGGTGGATCTCAGCAATAAATACGGCGATATAATTGTCAATACCTGGAACAAAGATTCGGTAAAATTTAAAATCAAAATCACTGCCTACGGCAAAAGCGACGAAGCCGTAGACAAACTTCTGGAACGTGTGAGTTTTGACCATACCAATTCGGGAAGATTTTTGAAGTTCGAGACTATTTTTGATCGACAGTCAGGATCGTTTAAGGAATTCTGGAATAGCCTGGGCGATTATTCAAAGGTCCTCATTAATAAAAACAATCTCAATATTGATTTTGAAATATACCTTCCTGAGAAATCCAATATGTATATCGAAAACAAATTCGGTGACATATACATCAATGAATACTCCGGCAGAAGTAAAATTGTTTTATCCCAGGGTGATGTAAAAATTAGCAATCAAAGCGGGCAGTTGAACCTCGATCTTAAATTCGGAAATGCCAGCATTCAAAATGTCAAATTGGCTTATTTGAAACTGCAGATTGCTGATATTACCATCGCCAAAGCAGAAAAGCTCGATATTAGCTCCTCTTCGTCCACCATTAATATCAATGAAGTGGAACGCTTAAAAATTAATGCGAGAAATGATAAATACTTTTTGCGTCATATAAGCTCACTCAGTGGAGAAGCGACCTTTAGCACCATCAATATCGGCGACTTAAAAGAGGAAATCGTTGGAAGTACCAATTATTCAGATGTGAATATTGAATCCTTAAATGATGATGCCCGATTGATCAATATTAATTCTAAAGCTACCGATATGAAACTATGGCTGAACCCGGAAAAAGCTTATAATATCGACCTTATAGCAAAAGAAGACAATCTTGAAATTCCTCTCAACTGGAAATCCCTGAACAAGTATTATACCGACTCGAAAAACAAATACATTAGAATTTCAGGTCAGGTGGAAGGAGAAAATCCTGTCCAGATCAATATCGATAATCAGGGAGGATCTTTAAACATATTTGAAAAGTAAAATTTATGAAATACCTCATTGTCATAAGCACCACAATAATCCTTTCAACATTTAATGTTGGCCACGCTCAAAATATCGAAAGCATGGCAGGCTTGCGTTTGGGGGGCACCACAGCCCTCACTTATAAGAAGATGTTTTCCAATCTTGAGGCATTTGAAATCATGATGAGCGGACGCGAAAGAGGCATTCAATTGACAGCTCTTTATGAAAAACACAAACCCATGGCCTTCAGTCTGGGAGATAATTTTTATGGTTATTACGGATTTGGAGGACATATAGGCTATCTGCAATCCGAACCTGTGTTGTTGAGGTCAGATTCATCGGGTCAATACCAATATCGCCTGCTCGATATAAGAAGAAAAACATTTTTCACAATGGGTGTAGATGCCATTGTTGGAATCGAATATCATATTTATTCGGTTCCGATGGCTTTTGCATTGGATATTAAACCGGCCCTTGAGTTGGTTGGAATGCGCTATTTACGTTCGAGGGTTTTTGATTTTGGAGTTTCGGCTAAATACATATTTTAAAAAAATAATATGAAAAATTACATTGTTTTATTGATTGCCCTGATTCTTACCGATGTAGTGAGAGCACAGGATGGTGAAATGCAAACGCTTTTTGGAAATGGAAGGCTGAGTGGTGCCTATGGCGCTTTTGATTTAAAAGTCAGCCCTGTAAATGATGAAATAAATCTTCTTTTAGGAGGGCAGGCGGCCGTAATCTTTAATGAACATGCCTATATTGGCGTTGCGGGTTATGGCCTGTCAACCAGGGAAAAGTTCAATGGCATTGATGCCAGATTACCTGAAAATGACCCCAATCGGGATATTAGAATTGACATGTCGGGTTTTGGCTATGGCGGTCTTCTTTTTGGCTATACCGTAAGTCCCAATAGTCTGATTCATATCGATATACCGGTGCTGATCGGTGCAGGTGGAGTAGACCTTACCGATGATAACATTACAATTTCCGACAATGACTTTACGCTTAAGCCGAGTATTGAAAGTTCGGCCTTCTTTGTGGCTGAACCCGGTTTGAATATTGAAATTAATATGGCGAGATTTTTCAAACTCGGTCTGGGAGGAGGCTATCGTTATATCTATGGAACAGATCTCCAAAACTTACAAGACAGTGATCTTTCGGGCTGGACAGCGAATGTATCTATGAAGTTTGGAAAATTTGATTAATTGATCAAAATAAGCATGAATTAGTAGAATTCATGCTTTTGACTTTATTTTGCATGTAATTAGGTCCTGGCTTCCAATGAACTATCGTAAACCATTCATTCAGTTTTCCATACTGGTTTTAACCTTCCTTTTTATAAATGCCTGTAATAAAGCACCAAAAAAAGAGCTTTCTGGTACTATAGAAGAAGAAATTATAGCCGAACAGGTGCCCGAGCCGCAATATTTATATGGAATTCAGATCGATTCTTTTGAAGTTAAAAAAGACAAGGTCAAACGAAATCAAAATTTATCTGAAATACTCAATCCCAGAAACGTTGACTATAAAACCATAGATCAGTTGGCCAGAAAGTCAAGAAAAATATTTGATGTCCGGAAAATTAAAACCGGCAATCCATATACGCTCCTATGCGATAGAGACTCGGGTGCATCAGCAAAATTTATGATTTATGAGAAAAACCCAATTGAATACGTGGTATTTGATTTAAGGGATTCCATTACTATTTACGAATCGAAAAAACCGGTAGACACCATTCGAAAAAGCTTTACCGGTGTGATTTACAATTCGCTTTATATGACCATTTTGGAAAATGGGGGCAATATTCAATTGGTAAATGCCCTTGCCGAAATGTATGCATGGCAAATTGATTTCTTTCGAATCCAGAAAAACGACAAGTTTAAAGTCATTTACGATGAATTATTTGTGGACGGTGAATCTGTAGGTCTCCACAAAATTCTGGCCGCACAATTTGAACATTTTAACGATAATTTCAGCGCTTATTATTTTCACCAGGACGCAGAGCACGACTATTTTGATGACAATGGCGAAAGCCTGAGAAAGGCATTTTTGAAAGCTCCATTAAAGTATTCTAGAATTAGTTCAAAGTACACCATGAGGCGATATCACCCGGTACAGAAAAGATATAAGGCTCATTTGGGAACCGATTATGCTGCACCACAGGGCACTCCCATATATGCCGTTGGAGATGGTGTAATAGCGGAAGCCCGTTACAAAAAATACAATGGTAATTATGTTAAAATCCGCCACAACAGTGTGTATTCCACTCAGTATTTACACATGTACAAGATCAAATCGGGTATTAAACCGGGCAAAACAGTTAGGCAGGGTGATGTGATCGGATATGTGGGCAGTACTGGTCTGGCTACAGGGCCACATTGTTGTTTCCGATTTTGGAAAAACGGACATCAGGTCGATCCATTCAGACAAAAAATACCCCCATCAAAACCCGTTGCGGAATCAAATATGGAGTCATTTAAAAAGATTCAAAAAAAGTATAAAAAGCAACTCAATAAGTTAGAATATCCTAAAGAAGATATCATTATTTGGGATAGCACGGATGCCCAAATAAGCATGCAGTCATCATTCAGACCCTATCTCTGAACCTTTATTTCTAAGGTGCCAAAATTACCCAGCGTATCGCTAAAGTTTCTCAACTGTATAAGACCTCTTTTATTTTCTTCACTTAAAAAATAAAAGGTACTAATACTACTTATGGAATCAATGTAACGTCTTGTTGGGATACTGTCGATCGCTACAAGTGGCCCGTCATTATTAAGGGTACTAAAACTCTCGCTAAATATTCCGCGATCAAACCTGGTGTTTTTTCTTGTTGAAAAGGAGGACAGTTCAGCAATCAGGCTATCGTTGCCGGAACCAACATTCGGGCTTAATAGGGCCCAACTCAAAATAGAATCACGATACAGAATAAAATCTATCATTTCAGGGTTTTGTAAGGCTTCCTGAATCGTATAAACTTTCAAATCTTCGAGAGAAATACAATTGCCAAAATTAGAATTGTTCTGATCTCCAAATATGCTTGTGACCGTGTCAATTTTTTCGGCTACTTTGTATTCGTACATGGCCTCATCCGACAAAAGGTTATTGTCAAGTATTCTAAAAGACAAGATTGCCGTATCGCCCGAATTCTCTGTGCTGTCTATTACATAATAAAAACCTATAAACTGGCTGCTGGCATTTTTAAAGGTAGTCTCACCTATCCTAAGAACGGGAAAATTTCCAGTAACGTGATCTACTTCAAGCGTATTGAGGCCATTGATTGCGCTTAAGGTAAGCTGAAAAAAAATACTGTCATCTTTTACAAAATATTCCTGGTCTGGACTTGAATCAAGACGAATATTGGGACCGAGGTCCATATCATTTGTGTCTTTGCAAGAATAAAATACAAATGAAAATGATATGAACACAATTAAATTTTTCAAATTTTAATCATTGAATTTTAAATTGATTATATATGAATTTAATCTACTATCTTAATATCAAATTCGATACTACCGTTATTCCCCGTTACAAGGTTTCTAATTATCAATATCGCTTTTAAGCCCAGGGCTGTTTCAATAAGCACCACATCTCCTACCGCCAATTGATTGGCTTTTGTTCCTGAAACCAAACTTTCATCTATCTCCTGGGCTGTAATTGTTGAATAGTCTTTTGCGCTTTTTTGAATTTTTGTGTTAAACCTGATAAACCAGTTGTTCAGAGCGCCTCCAAAAAGACCATCGGTATCCGGGTCAACCGGGCTAAACAATGTAGGTCCATTGGTTGCACCATTATAATAGAAGATTTCTACAGCTTCACCATTGGAGGCATTGGCTTCTGATAAAGTCGATACCTGTACTTGTCTTGCTAGAAAAAACCCACCAATATTGGAATTGCTTTGGGCTCCGAGAGTAATTCCTTTGTATTCTGTAAAAACAGGGATATCTGCTGCTGTGACCTGCCAATCTACGTTTACAATTGTACCTTTTTCATCACTGATCTGAAATGAATAACTATAATCACCTTCAATATTTGGAACGGGTACGCCGGAAATATGTGCGGTAAAAAATGAATCATTGGGAACGTCATTTTCATTAAAGCCATTCAAGGCCAGGCCATCGTTTAATATTGACCAAGTATCTAATTTGTAAAACCCTTTTGTTGCTGTAATGGAAATATCAAAAGTGGTTCCTATGGCTAAAATTGTGTCCATATACACCGTAGAATCCGTGATATTTAAGCTTAAGTCAGCATTATCCGGAATGACATCTTCCAAAACTGTAATCGTCCAGCTTGTTTCAACAGAAACCCCATCAATGTCTTTTATACTCAGGATGTAATTGTAATCGCCGGCAGAAAAAGGAACTTCAATATTTTTAACGGATTCAGTGAAATTGTTAAAATCGGATACCGGGACATTTGAATAATTGTCGATTATATTGTTATCCAAACTGAGCGACCAGGAAGCCAGTACTGACTTTCCTTTGCTTGCTGAAAAAAGAATATCAAAACTCGCACCACCCATTAATGTATCTTTTCCATAAATGGTCGAGTCGGTAATAAGGAGGCTAATACTTGGGTTGCTGTTGGCCATATTTCCGGAGGGGCTATCGTCATCGGAACAAGCGAAAATTATGAGTACCAGGCTAAAAAAAAGGAAAATTTGTCTTATCATCATAGCATTAAAATAAAATTAGTAAACCACTTTAAGGTCGAATGTAATACTACCATCATTTCCTGTGGCAAATGAGATCACTTTACCCATTCTTTTGATACCTGCTTCAGTTTCAAAAACGAATACATCATCAGCAGCCAATTGATTGGCTTTTGTTCCTGAAACGCTTGCAGTAGCAACATCATTAGGCGTGGCATTGTCAAAATCTAAAGAAGAAGACTTTTCTATTTTGGTGTCATTTTGAGTTGACCATGCACCTACAGCACCACCGAAAAAAGAACCAGCATCAGGATCAGTTGGGCTGAACAAAGTAGGACCATTAGTTGCTCCATTGTAGTAGAAAAGATCTACATCTGCACCATTAGAAGAATTGGCTTCGGATAGGAAATATACCGTTCCATCATCGATTTTAAGGAAACTTCCAAATGAAGTGCTAGACTGGGCTCCTAATTGAATATTATTGAATTCTATGAAACTGTTTGGGGCCTCGGCAGTGATTAACCAAGATACAGAACCCATAACTCCATCAAAACTTTTTACTTGAAATGTGAATTGGTAAACTCCCGCGT is part of the Hyphobacterium sp. CCMP332 genome and encodes:
- a CDS encoding sigma-70 family RNA polymerase sigma factor — encoded protein: MESSQHSVHLYLVDQCIEGDRKAQFELYKLYSKAMYNICRRMMGNDDEARDVLQDAFVSAFTKLSSFNRNSTFGAWLKRIVINHCLNALNKKKLYFEEINDQTELAQADEGHDPDYLKQGAQNILKAIDKISEGCKTVLNLYLFEGYDHKEIAEILEISESTSKAQYSKAKKKIRDLIESGAI
- a CDS encoding peptidoglycan DD-metalloendopeptidase family protein, producing the protein MNYRKPFIQFSILVLTFLFINACNKAPKKELSGTIEEEIIAEQVPEPQYLYGIQIDSFEVKKDKVKRNQNLSEILNPRNVDYKTIDQLARKSRKIFDVRKIKTGNPYTLLCDRDSGASAKFMIYEKNPIEYVVFDLRDSITIYESKKPVDTIRKSFTGVIYNSLYMTILENGGNIQLVNALAEMYAWQIDFFRIQKNDKFKVIYDELFVDGESVGLHKILAAQFEHFNDNFSAYYFHQDAEHDYFDDNGESLRKAFLKAPLKYSRISSKYTMRRYHPVQKRYKAHLGTDYAAPQGTPIYAVGDGVIAEARYKKYNGNYVKIRHNSVYSTQYLHMYKIKSGIKPGKTVRQGDVIGYVGSTGLATGPHCCFRFWKNGHQVDPFRQKIPPSKPVAESNMESFKKIQKKYKKQLNKLEYPKEDIIIWDSTDAQISMQSSFRPYL
- a CDS encoding SPFH domain-containing protein, with the translated sequence MNEKVVKPVSGYPMVILCAIIILGSIGGLIALKMPWLLFLTALGAFLIIGFMIVNPNESKVLVLFGDYMGTVKANGFFWVNPFYIKRKISLRARNFDSEKVKVNDKLGNPILISIILVWQVKETFKAAFEVDDYANFVRVQSDAAVRKLAGSYPYDNFDDEEKEITLRSGLEEVNHALEEELKERLNIAGIHVIEARIGYLAYASEIAGAMLRRQQATAIVAARLKIVEGAVGMVDIALEELSKKEIIDLDEEKKAAMVSNLMVVLCADKDVSPVVNSGTLYH